In Marivirga salinae, a single window of DNA contains:
- the rplJ gene encoding 50S ribosomal protein L10: MNKKEKGQLIEELTEKFAEYPHFYLADGSGMTVSQTNTFRQLCYEKGLEYKVVKNSLIQKALEKQEVDYSEIFGALKGFSGILFSPEVGNAPAKAIKEFHKKNSIEKPLFKAAAIDTDIYVGAEHLTPLSELKSKKDMLGDIVGLLQSPAKNVISALQSGGHTVSGLVKALEERAQ; this comes from the coding sequence ATGAATAAAAAAGAAAAAGGACAACTTATAGAGGAACTTACAGAGAAATTCGCGGAATACCCGCATTTTTATCTGGCTGATGGTTCAGGAATGACTGTTTCGCAGACCAATACTTTTCGTCAATTGTGTTATGAAAAGGGCTTAGAATATAAAGTAGTGAAGAACTCTTTAATTCAGAAAGCATTGGAAAAGCAAGAAGTAGATTATTCTGAAATATTTGGAGCATTAAAAGGTTTCTCAGGAATTCTATTTTCTCCTGAAGTGGGTAACGCACCTGCTAAGGCTATTAAAGAATTTCATAAGAAGAATAGTATAGAAAAGCCTTTATTCAAAGCTGCTGCTATAGATACTGATATTTATGTAGGTGCAGAACACTTAACGCCATTAAGCGAGCTTAAATCTAAGAAAGATATGCTTGGCGATATTGTTGGTCTATTGCAATCACCTGCTAAGAATGTTATTTCTGCTCTACAGAGCGGAGGACATACGGTGTCAGGATTAGTAAAAGCACTTGAAGAAAGAGCACAATAA
- the rplA gene encoding 50S ribosomal protein L1, which translates to MAKLTKNQKIAAEKIDPTKAYALAEASSLVKEITTTKFDASVDLDIRLGVDPRKADQMVRGVVALPHGTGKDIKVLALVTPDKEQEAKDAGADYVGLDDFIKKIEGGWTDIDVIVTMPTVMAKVGRLGKVLGPRGLMPNPKSGTVTLDVGKAVQEVKSGKIDFKVDKFGIIHASIGKASFSKEKITENANELIQTLAKLKPASSKGTYFMSMTMSSTMSKGISIDKNSIAGI; encoded by the coding sequence ATGGCAAAGCTTACTAAAAATCAAAAAATTGCAGCTGAGAAAATAGATCCGACTAAAGCTTATGCTTTAGCTGAGGCTTCTTCTCTAGTGAAAGAAATTACAACTACCAAGTTTGATGCTTCAGTTGACCTAGACATAAGATTAGGAGTTGACCCTCGAAAAGCTGATCAAATGGTAAGGGGTGTTGTTGCACTTCCACATGGTACTGGTAAAGATATTAAAGTTTTAGCTTTAGTTACTCCTGACAAAGAGCAGGAAGCTAAAGATGCTGGAGCTGACTACGTTGGATTAGATGATTTTATCAAAAAAATCGAAGGTGGTTGGACAGATATTGATGTTATCGTAACCATGCCTACTGTTATGGCAAAAGTAGGGCGGTTAGGTAAAGTGCTAGGGCCAAGAGGCCTTATGCCGAATCCAAAATCAGGAACTGTTACGCTTGATGTTGGAAAAGCTGTCCAAGAAGTAAAATCAGGTAAAATTGATTTTAAAGTGGACAAGTTCGGGATTATTCACGCTAGTATTGGTAAAGCTTCCTTCTCGAAAGAGAAAATTACTGAGAATGCTAATGAATTAATTCAAACTTTAGCGAAGCTGAAACCAGCTTCTTCTAAAGGTACTTATTTCATGAGTATGACCATGTCATCTACGATGAGCAAGGGAATCTCAATTGATAAAAACTCTATAGCTGGAATTTAA
- the rplK gene encoding 50S ribosomal protein L11 yields MAKEISGYLKLQIKGGAANPSPPVGPALGSKGLNIMEFCKQFNGRTQEKAGQVLPVVITIYKDKSFDFVIKTPPAPVLLLDASKKKKGSAEPNRIKVGTVTWDQVKEIAETKMTDLNAFKIESAMRQVAGTARSMGIKVTGTAPWKS; encoded by the coding sequence ATGGCTAAGGAAATAAGTGGATATCTGAAATTACAGATTAAAGGAGGGGCAGCAAACCCGTCACCTCCCGTTGGTCCTGCATTAGGTAGTAAAGGACTGAACATAATGGAGTTCTGTAAGCAATTTAATGGAAGAACTCAAGAGAAAGCTGGGCAAGTATTGCCAGTAGTAATTACAATTTATAAAGACAAGTCTTTTGATTTTGTAATTAAAACTCCTCCAGCTCCGGTACTTTTATTAGATGCTTCTAAAAAGAAAAAAGGTTCTGCTGAGCCAAACCGTATTAAGGTTGGTACTGTAACTTGGGATCAAGTGAAAGAAATCGCTGAAACCAAGATGACTGATTTAAATGCATTTAAAATTGAATCAGCCATGCGTCAAGTTGCAGGTACTGCAAGAAGTATGGGTATTAAAGTTACAGGAACTGCTCCTTGGAAATCTTAA
- the nusG gene encoding transcription termination/antitermination protein NusG: MSEYKWYVLRVISGQEKKIRTYLENEIARQKIEEFIPQILIPTEKVYEMRNGKKRVREKNFFPGYVFVSADISHGEAHHVITSIPGVIGFLGGQGDEKEPVPLRQNEVNRILGKVDETEEMDEKLSTPYIIGESVKVMDGPFSGFTGSVEEVFEERKKLNVMVKIFGRNTPVELNYMQVEKTE; encoded by the coding sequence ATGTCAGAATATAAATGGTACGTTTTAAGAGTAATTAGTGGTCAAGAGAAGAAGATTAGAACTTATCTTGAAAACGAGATTGCTCGACAAAAAATAGAAGAATTTATTCCTCAAATTCTCATTCCTACAGAAAAGGTATATGAAATGAGGAATGGTAAAAAGCGTGTCAGGGAAAAGAATTTCTTTCCAGGGTATGTTTTTGTATCAGCTGATATTTCTCACGGAGAAGCGCATCACGTGATCACTAGTATTCCAGGAGTAATTGGTTTCCTTGGTGGGCAAGGTGATGAAAAAGAACCGGTTCCTTTAAGACAAAATGAAGTGAATCGTATACTCGGAAAGGTTGATGAAACTGAAGAGATGGATGAAAAACTGAGCACTCCTTATATAATAGGAGAATCAGTGAAAGTGATGGATGGACCATTCAGTGGTTTCACCGGATCCGTAGAGGAGGTTTTTGAAGAAAGAAAGAAACTAAATGTTATGGTTAAAATCTTTGGACGAAATACTCCGGTTGAATTGAATTACATGCAAGTAGAAAAAACAGAATAG
- the rplL gene encoding 50S ribosomal protein L7/L12 gives MADIKAIGDQLVELTVKEVNELADYLKETHGIEPAAAAAPVMAAGGGGGEAAEEKTSFDVVLTSAGAAKLQVVKAVKELTGLGLKEAKELVDGAPKAVKEGVAKDEAEALKKQLEEAGAEVELK, from the coding sequence ATGGCTGATATCAAAGCAATTGGAGATCAATTAGTAGAATTAACAGTAAAAGAAGTTAATGAACTTGCTGATTACCTAAAAGAAACACACGGTATCGAACCTGCTGCAGCAGCTGCGCCTGTAATGGCAGCTGGTGGTGGTGGCGGAGAAGCTGCTGAAGAAAAAACATCTTTTGATGTTGTATTAACTTCTGCAGGTGCTGCTAAATTACAAGTTGTAAAAGCTGTTAAAGAATTAACAGGTTTAGGCTTGAAAGAAGCAAAAGAATTAGTTGATGGTGCTCCTAAAGCAGTAAAAGAAGGAGTAGCTAAAGACGAAGCAGAGGCGCTTAAAAAGCAACTTGAAGAAGCTGGAGCAGAAGTTGAATTAAAGTAA
- the rpoB gene encoding DNA-directed RNA polymerase subunit beta, with amino-acid sequence MANINQSERINFSSIKTVIDYPDFLDVQLQSFQDFFQLETPAEKRAEEGIFKVFQENFPISDSRENFVLEFVDYLVDPPKYDIDGCIDRGLTYSVPLKAKLRLICNDEDNEDFETIEQEVFLGNIPYMTEKGSFIINGAERVIVSQLHRSPGVFFAQSKHTNGTKLYSARIIPFKGSWIEFATDVNNVMYAYIDRKKKFPVTTLLRAIGYGSDKDILDLFNLSEEVDGTKAALKKVIGRKLAARVLKTWTEDFVDEDTGEVVSIDRNEVLLERDSVIEEEDIDLIIDAGVKSIILHRTDVNITDYSIVYNTLQKDNSNSEKEAVEQIYRQLRNTEAPDEATAREIIQNLFFSEKRYDLGEVGRYRINKKLGLDIDAETKVLTKVDIIHIVKYLIGLINSKAIVDDIDHLSNRRVRTVGEQLYAQFGVGLARMARTIRERMNVRDNEDFKPVDLINARTLSSVINSFFGTNQLSQFMDQTNPLSEVTHKRRMSALGPGGLSRERAGFEVRDVHYTHYGRLCTIETPEGPNIGLISSLCVHAKVNGMGFIETPYRKVEGGKVDMSGNVLYLTAEEEDDHNIAQANAPIDDSGKYLNDRVKARFEGDFPVLEPKELSYMDIAPNQIVSVAASMIPFLEHDDANRALMGSNMQRQAVPLLRPEAPIVGTGLEGRVARDSRSMIVAEKDGVVVFVDATKIVVKYDMNDEEELVSFEDDERVYDLIKFRRTNQNTTINLRPLVYKNDKVKKGQILCDGYATEKGELAIGRNMKVAFMPWQGYNFEDAIVISERVVRDDIFTSIHIEEFELEVRDTKRGEEELTSEIPNVSEEAVKNLDENGIIRTGTEIKEGDILIGKITPKGETDPTPEEKLLRAIFGDKAGDVKDASMKASPSLRGVVIDTKLFARHKKDKDGRADAKKEVVVLAKEYSRQLLKLRNLKIEKLATLLEGKTCQGIKHKFGDEIMSKGVKFTQNNIEKNLFPEKNIYRDESNYNVPEEVNLISDLILDNWTNDDNTNKLIVDLVRNYNKRRNEIAGKFKRERFTIEVGDELPAGIVQLAKVYVAKKRKLKVGDKMAGRHGNKGVVAKIVRDEDMPFLEDGTPVDIVLNPLGVPSRMNIGQIYETVLGWAGLKLGRKYATPIFDGATSDEVSAELAEAGLPEFGRTHLYDGLTGDIFDQKVTVGVIYMLKLGHLIDDKMHARSIGPYSLITQQPLGGKAQFGGQRFGEMEVWALEAFGASHVLQEILTIKSDDVIGRAKAYEAIVKGENMGKPNIPESFNVLVHELRGLALEITLD; translated from the coding sequence TTGGCTAATATAAATCAATCTGAAAGAATCAATTTCTCGTCTATTAAAACAGTTATTGATTACCCTGATTTCCTTGATGTTCAACTCCAATCTTTCCAGGATTTTTTCCAATTGGAAACTCCCGCTGAAAAACGAGCTGAAGAAGGAATTTTTAAAGTATTTCAAGAAAACTTTCCTATCTCCGATTCCAGAGAGAATTTCGTACTGGAATTCGTTGATTATCTTGTAGATCCACCAAAGTATGATATCGATGGATGTATTGATAGAGGGTTAACTTATTCTGTTCCTTTAAAAGCAAAACTACGTTTGATTTGCAATGATGAGGACAACGAAGACTTTGAAACCATTGAGCAAGAGGTTTTTTTAGGGAACATCCCTTACATGACCGAAAAAGGCTCATTTATTATTAATGGAGCTGAGCGTGTAATTGTATCTCAATTACACAGATCTCCTGGTGTTTTCTTTGCTCAAAGTAAGCACACAAACGGAACTAAATTATATTCAGCCAGAATTATTCCTTTTAAAGGTTCTTGGATAGAATTTGCTACCGATGTGAATAATGTCATGTATGCCTACATCGACAGAAAGAAAAAATTCCCTGTAACTACTTTGTTACGTGCCATCGGGTATGGTTCTGATAAAGATATTTTAGATCTTTTCAATTTGTCTGAAGAAGTAGATGGAACTAAAGCAGCACTTAAGAAAGTTATCGGAAGAAAACTAGCGGCTAGAGTTCTTAAAACTTGGACAGAAGATTTCGTGGATGAAGATACAGGTGAAGTTGTATCTATCGACAGAAATGAAGTTCTTTTAGAAAGAGATTCTGTAATAGAAGAAGAAGACATAGACTTAATTATAGATGCTGGTGTTAAATCGATCATTCTTCACCGTACTGATGTAAATATCACTGATTATAGCATCGTTTATAATACACTTCAAAAGGATAACTCTAACTCAGAAAAAGAAGCGGTAGAGCAAATTTATCGTCAACTACGTAATACTGAGGCTCCTGATGAAGCAACAGCTAGAGAAATTATTCAAAATCTTTTCTTCTCAGAGAAAAGATATGACTTAGGTGAAGTTGGTAGATACAGAATCAACAAAAAATTAGGTTTAGATATTGATGCTGAAACTAAGGTATTAACTAAAGTGGATATCATCCACATCGTTAAATATCTAATTGGCTTGATCAACTCTAAAGCTATAGTTGATGATATTGACCACTTAAGTAACAGAAGAGTTAGAACAGTAGGGGAGCAGTTATATGCTCAGTTTGGTGTTGGTTTAGCTAGAATGGCTAGAACAATCCGTGAAAGAATGAATGTTAGAGATAACGAAGACTTTAAACCAGTTGATTTGATCAACGCTAGAACATTGTCTTCTGTAATCAATTCATTCTTTGGAACCAATCAGCTTTCTCAGTTTATGGATCAAACGAATCCATTATCTGAAGTAACTCATAAAAGAAGAATGTCAGCCTTAGGACCTGGTGGTCTTTCTAGAGAGCGTGCTGGTTTTGAGGTTCGTGATGTTCATTATACTCACTATGGTAGATTATGTACCATTGAAACTCCTGAAGGTCCAAACATTGGTTTGATTTCTTCACTATGTGTTCATGCCAAAGTAAACGGTATGGGTTTCATTGAAACTCCGTACAGAAAAGTTGAAGGTGGTAAAGTGGATATGAGTGGTAATGTATTATACCTTACTGCTGAAGAGGAAGATGATCACAACATTGCTCAAGCAAATGCACCAATTGACGATTCAGGTAAGTATCTAAACGATAGAGTTAAAGCAAGATTTGAAGGTGACTTCCCAGTATTAGAGCCAAAAGAGCTTTCATACATGGATATTGCGCCTAACCAAATTGTATCGGTTGCAGCTTCTATGATTCCTTTCTTGGAACATGATGATGCAAACAGAGCTTTGATGGGATCAAACATGCAGCGTCAAGCAGTTCCATTATTAAGACCAGAAGCACCAATCGTAGGTACTGGTCTTGAAGGAAGAGTTGCTAGAGATTCTAGATCAATGATTGTAGCAGAAAAAGACGGAGTTGTTGTTTTTGTAGATGCTACTAAAATTGTCGTGAAATACGACATGAATGATGAAGAGGAATTAGTTTCTTTCGAAGATGATGAAAGAGTTTATGATTTAATCAAATTCAGAAGAACTAACCAAAATACAACTATCAATCTTAGACCACTTGTTTATAAGAATGATAAAGTAAAAAAAGGTCAAATTCTTTGCGATGGTTATGCAACTGAAAAAGGTGAATTAGCTATCGGTCGTAACATGAAAGTGGCATTTATGCCATGGCAAGGTTACAACTTTGAGGATGCCATTGTAATTTCTGAAAGAGTTGTTCGAGATGATATATTTACTTCTATTCATATTGAAGAATTTGAACTAGAAGTAAGAGACACTAAACGTGGAGAAGAAGAATTAACTTCTGAAATCCCTAATGTTAGTGAAGAAGCAGTTAAAAACCTTGACGAAAACGGTATCATCAGAACTGGTACTGAAATCAAAGAAGGGGATATTCTTATAGGTAAAATCACCCCTAAAGGTGAAACTGATCCAACTCCTGAAGAGAAGCTCTTAAGAGCCATCTTCGGTGATAAAGCTGGTGATGTTAAAGATGCTTCTATGAAAGCTTCTCCATCGTTAAGAGGTGTTGTTATTGATACTAAACTTTTTGCTAGACACAAAAAGGATAAGGATGGAAGAGCTGACGCTAAAAAAGAAGTAGTTGTTTTGGCTAAAGAATATAGCCGTCAATTATTGAAATTGAGAAATCTTAAGATCGAAAAATTAGCGACTTTACTTGAAGGTAAAACTTGTCAAGGAATCAAGCATAAGTTTGGTGACGAGATCATGAGTAAAGGTGTTAAATTCACTCAGAATAACATTGAAAAGAACTTATTCCCTGAAAAAAATATCTACAGAGATGAGAGTAACTACAATGTTCCTGAAGAAGTTAACTTGATTTCTGATTTGATCTTGGATAACTGGACTAATGATGATAACACGAATAAGCTTATCGTTGATTTAGTTAGAAATTATAACAAGAGAAGAAACGAAATCGCAGGTAAATTCAAGAGAGAAAGATTCACTATTGAAGTGGGGGATGAATTGCCAGCAGGTATCGTTCAACTTGCTAAAGTTTATGTTGCTAAGAAACGTAAATTGAAAGTAGGAGATAAAATGGCGGGTCGTCACGGAAATAAAGGTGTTGTAGCCAAAATTGTTCGTGATGAAGATATGCCTTTCTTGGAAGACGGAACACCAGTTGATATCGTATTGAATCCATTAGGTGTACCTTCAAGGATGAACATTGGTCAGATTTATGAAACTGTATTAGGTTGGGCTGGATTAAAATTAGGTCGTAAGTATGCGACTCCAATTTTTGATGGTGCAACTTCAGACGAAGTTTCAGCTGAACTAGCCGAGGCAGGTTTACCAGAATTTGGTAGAACTCATCTTTATGATGGTTTAACTGGTGATATATTCGATCAGAAAGTTACTGTTGGGGTGATTTACATGCTGAAATTAGGTCACTTAATTGATGACAAGATGCATGCTCGTTCTATTGGACCATACTCATTAATTACACAACAACCATTGGGTGGTAAAGCTCAATTTGGTGGTCAGCGTTTTGGTGAGATGGAGGTTTGGGCATTAGAGGCATTTGGTGCTTCTCATGTTCTTCAAGAGATTCTTACAATTAAATCAGATGATGTAATTGGTAGAGCTAAAGCCTATGAAGCGATAGTAAAAGGTGAAAATATGGGTAAACCAAATATTCCTGAATCATTCAACGTATTGGTTCATGAGTTAAGAGGTTTGGCATTGGAAATCACTTTAGACTAA
- the pyrH gene encoding UMP kinase — protein sequence MKFKRILLKLSGEALMGDEGYGIDPKRLAQYAEEIKRIHDQGVEIAIVIGGGNIFRGIQAEGAGIDRVQGDYMGMLATVINGMAVQGVLENHGMFTRLMSGINMDQVCEPFIRRRAIRHLEKGRIVIFGAGIGNPYFTTDSTASLRAIEIEADVVLKGTRVDGVYTSDPEKNEDAVRYSNITFQEVYEKGLNVMDMTAFTLCQENNLPIIVFDMNKAGNLYDLINGENVGTLINSEK from the coding sequence ATGAAATTCAAACGCATTCTATTGAAATTAAGTGGTGAGGCTCTTATGGGGGATGAAGGCTACGGTATTGACCCTAAACGACTTGCTCAATATGCAGAAGAAATAAAAAGAATACATGATCAGGGTGTTGAAATAGCTATTGTAATAGGTGGTGGAAATATTTTTAGAGGAATTCAAGCTGAGGGTGCAGGTATTGATAGAGTTCAAGGTGATTATATGGGAATGCTAGCTACTGTTATAAATGGAATGGCTGTTCAAGGTGTTTTAGAAAATCACGGCATGTTTACACGCTTAATGTCTGGGATTAATATGGACCAGGTATGTGAGCCCTTTATCAGAAGAAGAGCAATCAGACATTTAGAAAAAGGAAGAATAGTCATTTTTGGTGCTGGAATAGGAAATCCCTATTTCACTACAGATTCTACTGCAAGTTTAAGAGCTATTGAAATAGAAGCGGATGTTGTTTTAAAGGGCACAAGAGTGGATGGAGTTTATACATCTGACCCAGAGAAAAATGAAGATGCTGTAAGATATTCGAATATCACATTTCAAGAAGTTTATGAAAAAGGATTAAATGTGATGGATATGACAGCTTTCACGCTTTGTCAAGAAAACAATTTACCTATTATTGTATTTGACATGAATAAGGCTGGCAACTTATACGACCTTATAAATGGAGAAAATGTTGGAACATTGATAAATTCTGAAAAATAA
- the frr gene encoding ribosome recycling factor translates to MEEIDLVLDETKELMDKAIQHTKSNLQKIRAGKASPAMLDGLMVDYYNNDTPISQVASISTPDARSIIIKPWEKNIIGEIERAIINSDLGFTPQNDGEIVRINIPPLTEERRIALSKQAKNEAEDGKISIRNARKDANDQLKQLQKEGISEDDVKRGEDKVQSLTNDYTKKIDEILEHKEKEIMTV, encoded by the coding sequence ATGGAAGAAATAGATTTAGTATTGGATGAAACAAAAGAGCTAATGGACAAAGCCATTCAGCACACGAAAAGTAATTTACAGAAAATTAGAGCAGGTAAAGCTTCCCCTGCAATGCTTGATGGATTAATGGTAGATTATTATAATAATGACACTCCTATTAGCCAAGTAGCTTCAATCAGTACACCAGATGCTCGTTCTATTATTATTAAACCATGGGAAAAGAATATAATTGGCGAAATAGAGCGTGCCATAATCAATAGCGATTTAGGATTCACTCCTCAAAACGATGGTGAAATTGTTAGAATTAACATTCCGCCATTGACTGAAGAAAGAAGAATTGCTTTATCCAAACAAGCAAAAAACGAGGCTGAGGATGGCAAAATTTCTATTCGTAATGCAAGAAAAGATGCTAACGACCAATTAAAGCAATTGCAAAAAGAGGGGATTTCGGAAGATGATGTTAAAAGAGGAGAAGATAAAGTTCAATCCTTAACTAATGATTACACTAAAAAAATTGATGAAATTCTTGAGCATAAAGAGAAAGAGATCATGACAGTATAA
- the secE gene encoding preprotein translocase subunit SecE — MQKLSLFIKDSWSEMRYKVTWPPYSKLQNSSILVLVGALIFALLIGVIDLAFDNAMEWFYNAF, encoded by the coding sequence ATGCAAAAATTAAGCTTATTCATAAAAGATTCGTGGTCAGAAATGCGATATAAAGTAACATGGCCACCTTATAGTAAACTTCAAAATAGTTCTATTTTGGTGTTGGTTGGTGCTTTGATTTTTGCCCTTTTGATTGGTGTTATTGATTTGGCATTTGATAATGCGATGGAGTGGTTTTATAATGCATTTTAG
- the tuf gene encoding elongation factor Tu — protein sequence MAKETFDRSKPHVNIGTIGHVDHGKTTLTAAICKVLSDKGFAEMRDFSSIDNAPEEKERGITINSSHVEYATANRHYAHVDCPGHADYVKNMVTGAAQMDGAILVVAATDGPMPQTREHILLARQVGVPAVVAFLNKVDLVDDEELLELVEMEVRELLSFYDFPGDDLPVISGSALGALNGEAEWVAKIDELMQAVDDYIPLPERLTDKDFLMPVEDVFSITGRGTVATGRIERGVTNTGDAVDLIGMGAENLKSTVTGVEMFRKILDRGEAGDNVGLLLRGIEKAQIKRGMIICKPGSVTPHAHFKAEVYVLSKDEGGRHTPFFNRYRPQFYLRTTDVTGEITLPENVEMVMPGDNVTIEVKLINKVACEKGLRFAIREGGRTVGAGQVTEILD from the coding sequence ATGGCTAAAGAAACCTTTGACCGTTCGAAACCACACGTGAATATCGGAACTATCGGTCACGTGGATCATGGTAAAACTACATTAACTGCTGCAATCTGTAAAGTATTGTCTGATAAAGGATTTGCAGAGATGAGAGACTTCTCATCAATTGATAACGCTCCTGAAGAAAAAGAAAGGGGTATTACAATTAACTCTTCTCACGTTGAGTATGCTACTGCTAACCGTCACTACGCACACGTTGACTGTCCAGGTCACGCGGATTATGTGAAAAACATGGTTACTGGTGCTGCACAAATGGATGGTGCTATCTTAGTGGTTGCCGCTACTGATGGACCAATGCCTCAAACTCGTGAGCACATCCTTTTAGCTCGTCAGGTAGGTGTTCCTGCTGTTGTTGCTTTCTTAAACAAAGTAGATTTGGTTGACGATGAAGAGTTATTAGAGTTAGTTGAGATGGAAGTAAGAGAATTACTTTCTTTCTATGACTTCCCAGGTGATGATCTTCCTGTAATTTCAGGATCTGCTCTTGGTGCACTTAACGGTGAAGCTGAGTGGGTTGCTAAAATTGATGAGTTAATGCAAGCTGTTGATGATTATATTCCATTACCAGAGCGTTTAACTGACAAAGATTTCTTGATGCCAGTTGAGGATGTATTCTCTATTACTGGTCGTGGTACTGTTGCAACAGGAAGAATCGAAAGAGGTGTGACTAACACTGGAGATGCTGTTGATTTAATCGGTATGGGAGCTGAAAACTTAAAGTCTACTGTGACTGGTGTTGAAATGTTCCGTAAAATATTAGATAGGGGTGAAGCTGGTGATAACGTTGGTCTTTTGTTAAGAGGTATTGAAAAAGCTCAAATCAAAAGAGGTATGATTATCTGTAAGCCAGGTTCTGTAACTCCACATGCTCATTTCAAAGCTGAGGTTTACGTTCTTTCTAAAGATGAAGGTGGACGTCACACTCCATTCTTTAACAGATACCGTCCACAGTTCTATTTGAGAACTACTGATGTAACTGGTGAAATCACACTTCCTGAGAACGTAGAAATGGTTATGCCTGGTGATAACGTTACGATCGAAGTTAAATTGATCAATAAGGTTGCTTGTGAAAAAGGTTTACGTTTCGCTATTCGTGAAGGTGGTAGAACAGTAGGTGCTGGTCAGGTAACAGAAATCTTAGACTAA
- a CDS encoding acetyl-CoA carboxylase biotin carboxyl carrier protein subunit produces MYEIKFSQSDKEYRLSTKDGNIFIDDKQVDWDISKTDQQSFHIIYHNQTFNAHLVEIDYESKVFKLQLNGKIIELELKDKMDLLLEEMGISDLDQNQMNDVKAPMPGLIIDIMVAPGDEVKKGDPLLILEAMKMENVIKAAGDGTISEIKANKGDSVEKNQLIIQF; encoded by the coding sequence ATGTACGAAATAAAATTCAGTCAATCCGATAAAGAATATCGACTGTCCACTAAAGACGGTAATATTTTCATAGACGATAAACAAGTTGATTGGGACATAAGTAAAACCGATCAGCAATCCTTCCACATTATTTATCACAATCAAACATTTAATGCTCATTTAGTAGAAATAGACTACGAAAGTAAAGTCTTTAAATTACAATTGAATGGGAAAATCATTGAGTTGGAATTGAAAGATAAAATGGATTTACTTTTGGAGGAAATGGGCATTAGTGATTTGGATCAAAACCAAATGAATGATGTGAAAGCTCCTATGCCAGGTTTAATCATTGATATTATGGTTGCTCCAGGTGATGAAGTTAAAAAAGGTGATCCTCTTTTAATATTGGAAGCCATGAAGATGGAAAATGTGATTAAGGCAGCGGGTGATGGGACAATCTCAGAAATTAAAGCCAATAAAGGTGACAGCGTAGAGAAAAATCAATTGATCATTCAATTCTAA